The sequence TTGAAAAAAGAGAGCTATGCTTAATTAAGCATAGCTCTCTTTTTTATTTCTTTAAAAACTTAGAAAACCAATTACTACCTTTTTTGTTCTCTATTGTATAAGGGTTATCTATCTCTATATCCATTTCTATACATATCTTAAGTATCTCTTCCTTTTTATCACACGGAAACTCTGCAGCTGTACCGCAACTAGAGCTCACCTGTCTTGGCACAGGCATTAATCTTACATCATACCCCTTTGTCTTTAAAGCCTTTTCAAAATTTAATGCATGATGTGTTGAGTGAAATGTCATTACACAATAATTATCTTTCATATTATCACCTATTTATTTATTGTTATGATATATTCTTCATCCTTCTCTTCTACCTCTACATTAAATCCTCTTCCCTCTACAAATCTCTTAATATTTTCAACTGCAACCATTGCATCTACTAATACTTGTATTTTTTCTCCATCATAATTATCTAAAGCATTCTTAGTCATTACTACAGGTTCAGGACAAGACCTTCCCCTTGCATCCACAGTATTATGCAACAATTTTATCTCCTCCTTTAACTTTTTTGTTGCTTTGTTTTTGTTTATATGATACTACACTAGCTGCAATTGCTAACACAACTATTAATCCAATAATTACTGCTATTTTCCCATTAGTTCCCACACCTTTAGGACTTGCTGCTAAGCCAAAATTGTGAGCAAAAGCAGCACCTACAATAAATCCTATAACAGTAATTGCAGAATCTGCATCTCCTTCACTAGCTAAGATAGTTTGTCTTAATGGACATCCTCCTAATAATACTGCTGTTAAACCTGTTAAAGTCATACCTAAAAAGTTCCAAATAAAATCATTATGTGCAACAGGTTGGTCAACAAATCCGATTTTGAAACCAGCAGGATTGAAAATTAAGTTACCTATTAAAGAAAATGCAAATATACCTATTAATCCCCATAAGAAATGATAGTCTTTAATTAAAAAAGCATCTCTGATACCACCAGCTGTACATAATCTAGTTCTTTGAATCACAGCACCTATAATTAATGCAGCTACTAATGAAATCCATACTGGAGAATGTAAAGCTCCTGGACCTTTTTCACTAAAGATTATAAAAGTTGGTTTAGCTATTAAGAAAATTAATAATATAATCGCAATTGCTGGCATAAAATAACCAGCTGCAGGTGTTTGTTTTATACTTCTTCCTAAAGTAAAACCTTTTTTAATAAACTGAATTCCTATCAAAATACCTACTATATATCCTATTAATCCTACTAATGCATTTAAATCTCCATTAGAAAGTCTTAATATCATTCTTAAAGGACAACCTAAAAACACTAATGCTCCAATCATTAAAAAGAATCCTAAAACAAAACGTATTACTGGAGAAGAACCTCCTCTAGCTTTAAATTCGTGTTTGAATTTAGCCATTATAAATGCACCTAATATGAAACCTATAATTTCAGGACGTAAATATTGTACTACACTAGCTCTATGTAACCCTAATGCCCCTGTAATATCCCTATAGAAACATGCTACACAGATTCCCATATTAGCAGGATTACCTAGTTTGACTAATAGGGCTGATAATATACCTATTAAACCACCTGAGATAATAATTTTTAACCTATTGTTCCTCATACTTTCCCCTCCATCCTTGTTATTTTTTTGACTTTTCTTACATTTTGATTATATTAAAAATTTAACAAGGTTAAAAATAATATTTTCTAATAGTTACCATTGTTTCCATAGAAAAGTTCTATGCAGAGTAATAATACTACTTTTCGGATATTAGATAATCGATATAATCGAAAGAGGGTAACGGATTATCCGTTACCCTCTTTCATTAGACCTACACCATAAATAAGTTTCTCTTATATTGACTATATAGTTTTCTAATTTCTTTCATCTTTTCATTCATCTCTTTTTGTAATTCTGAAGCTAAATCATAGTCTTTAGTAGCTAATGCAGTTCTAATTCTAGTAAATAATGATTTTCTATCTAAGCTATCCTTCATAAGATATACCTTTAGGTTATATATTTTTTCCCACATAACTACATCTAAATCAGTGGCAAATTCAACATCATGAATTCTTTTAAACTGTCTCAATATTTCAATGTTATGTTGTAATATTCTATTCTTAAGCTCTGTAATCCATCTATCTAATGTACTAAGCTCAAAGGATTTAATTATTTTCTCAGTAAATACTTCTCCATATAATAAAATTTGTTTTTTATCTTCACATTTTTGAAGATTCTTTATATTTTCCCATACTGTAGCTGGAGGCTCACCAAATATTTTATTTCTCTCTTCTTCTGTATAATATTCAAAAACATCTTCCTCGCTTCTGTATCCTCTTTCCTTCTCAAGGTAGAAGCTGTCTTCACCTGGAGCTTTAGATATTTCTTTTTCTAATTCTTTAGTGTTCTTACCACTTTCTGCTACAGCTTTAATTCCATCTAACATAGCTTGATATAAAGTAGACAATACTAAGTACGTATTTGACATTGGATTTGGTGATCTAACTTCAAATCTTGTAGCTAAAGGATTATCTAAATCTCTAATAACCCCTACCAAAATTGAGCGGTTTCTTGAAGGAGTTTCGGCATCTATTCCTAAAGAAGTAACAACACAAACAGGAGCCTCAAACCCTGGCTTTAATCTGTTAAAAGCATCATTTGATGAAGTTATAAATGGATTAATAACTTCGTAATTTTTAAGAATTCCCATTAATGCTCCATATCCAAATTCACTTAAATAATCTTCTTTCATATTTTCAGGTGAAAAAATATTTACTATCTCACCATTTTTTAATTTAACTGCAACACCAACGTGAGTATGTTCTCCACTACCTGCAACGTCTTCAAGAGGCTTAGCTGCAAAAGTAACTTCAAGCCCATGACTTCTAAATACATCTTCAACTAATTCCCTCACTACTATTTCATTATCTGCAGCTTGAAGTGCTGTACTATATTTCCAGTCAATTTCTAATTGCTCCATAACGTAACTTAATTTGCCACCAGTACCTATTTTACTAGTAACTCCTCCGACTTCTTTATGACCCATTTCAGGTTCAAATCCATACTTATCTAATAATTGTATACTCTTTTCAAGGGCAGTTCTAACAGTTCCCTGTGTTCTCTTCCAATACTGCTCCTTTAACATCTGTGAAGTCGAAAGTTTTTCAATATCTGCTCTATCGTTAGGTGTTCTAACCCACATCTCAAGCTCAGTTGCAGATGTTAATATAACATCCTCTATATCTTTATAACTCTTTATTCCTAGTTGCTTTGCAAGTTTAGGATGTTCTTTAAATATTTCAATAAGCTTTTGTTTAAAATTTTCTACAGCTCTATTCAATATTGACCTAGAATCAACTTTTTTATCATTATGAATCAAAAATGAAGGAATCTTTAATGTACCTACTGGCAATCCATTTTCTTCATAAAAGTTATCATAGTTATAATCTACAAACCAATTTGCATCTAAATCAGGCACTAAATCTACTCTTGCATTACTTAAAGTTGCAATTCCCTGCAATACAACACTAGAGCCATCCGTTTGTATACCATTTTTCAGCATATCTTCCATGTCTTCAATGAATAATTTGACTGGTATTTTTTCGTCTGTAGCATTCCCACCTATGTCTACCCCCATAAGTGACACAAACTGAATTTCAGGATGTTCTTTTAAGATTTCTATCAAGCTGTCCTTATCATGTTTAGCCGGTGGAACAACATATACTAGATTGTTCATCTTTGTATATCCTCCTCGTTTTTATACTTAATTATCTAATTATAACATAAATTTAATAGGATACGAAACACAATGTATAAATTTCATTATTTGGAATATA comes from Caldisalinibacter kiritimatiensis and encodes:
- a CDS encoding DUF3343 domain-containing protein; this translates as MKDNYCVMTFHSTHHALNFEKALKTKGYDVRLMPVPRQVSSSCGTAAEFPCDKKEEILKICIEMDIEIDNPYTIENKKGSNWFSKFLKK
- a CDS encoding sulfurtransferase TusA family protein; the encoded protein is MLHNTVDARGRSCPEPVVMTKNALDNYDGEKIQVLVDAMVAVENIKRFVEGRGFNVEVEEKDEEYIITINK
- the yedE gene encoding YedE family putative selenium transporter gives rise to the protein MRNNRLKIIISGGLIGILSALLVKLGNPANMGICVACFYRDITGALGLHRASVVQYLRPEIIGFILGAFIMAKFKHEFKARGGSSPVIRFVLGFFLMIGALVFLGCPLRMILRLSNGDLNALVGLIGYIVGILIGIQFIKKGFTLGRSIKQTPAAGYFMPAIAIILLIFLIAKPTFIIFSEKGPGALHSPVWISLVAALIIGAVIQRTRLCTAGGIRDAFLIKDYHFLWGLIGIFAFSLIGNLIFNPAGFKIGFVDQPVAHNDFIWNFLGMTLTGLTAVLLGGCPLRQTILASEGDADSAITVIGFIVGAAFAHNFGLAASPKGVGTNGKIAVIIGLIVVLAIAASVVSYKQKQSNKKVKGGDKIVA
- a CDS encoding glutamine synthetase clostridial type, coding for MNNLVYVVPPAKHDKDSLIEILKEHPEIQFVSLMGVDIGGNATDEKIPVKLFIEDMEDMLKNGIQTDGSSVVLQGIATLSNARVDLVPDLDANWFVDYNYDNFYEENGLPVGTLKIPSFLIHNDKKVDSRSILNRAVENFKQKLIEIFKEHPKLAKQLGIKSYKDIEDVILTSATELEMWVRTPNDRADIEKLSTSQMLKEQYWKRTQGTVRTALEKSIQLLDKYGFEPEMGHKEVGGVTSKIGTGGKLSYVMEQLEIDWKYSTALQAADNEIVVRELVEDVFRSHGLEVTFAAKPLEDVAGSGEHTHVGVAVKLKNGEIVNIFSPENMKEDYLSEFGYGALMGILKNYEVINPFITSSNDAFNRLKPGFEAPVCVVTSLGIDAETPSRNRSILVGVIRDLDNPLATRFEVRSPNPMSNTYLVLSTLYQAMLDGIKAVAESGKNTKELEKEISKAPGEDSFYLEKERGYRSEEDVFEYYTEEERNKIFGEPPATVWENIKNLQKCEDKKQILLYGEVFTEKIIKSFELSTLDRWITELKNRILQHNIEILRQFKRIHDVEFATDLDVVMWEKIYNLKVYLMKDSLDRKSLFTRIRTALATKDYDLASELQKEMNEKMKEIRKLYSQYKRNLFMV